The following coding sequences lie in one Cloeon dipterum chromosome 1, ieCloDipt1.1, whole genome shotgun sequence genomic window:
- the LOC135947797 gene encoding uncharacterized protein LOC135947797, producing the protein MLTSRGDFATDEFTSVFKAENLPFYTGSVASSWFEQNCLDRLKKVDVKIPNLCPQVKNHQLALVKGTICGVDEDNSCAWPVCSKCGGESLEDLPKDVMCCLDCHSEGPFSNKVALSIYISPSRGYHCSNDDTKILIKLNHSASESILPPG; encoded by the exons ATGCTAACGTCCAGAG GTGACTTCGCCACGGATGAGTTTACCTCAGTGTTTAAGGCAGAAAACCTTCCATTCTACACGGGCTCAGTCGCTTCCAGCTGGTTTGAACAAAATTGTCTGGATCGGTTGAAAAAGGTTGAcgtgaaaattccaaatctcTGCCCTCAAGTGAAAAATCACCAGCTTGCACTAGTCAAAG ggaCAATTTGTGGAGTTGACGAAGACAACTCATGCGCTTGGCCTGTGTGCTCTAAGTGTGGAGGCGAATCGCTTGAAGATCTTCCCAAAGATGTGATGTGCTGCTTAGACTGTCACTCTGAAGGTCCGTTTTCTAACAAGGTTGCCCTGAGCATTTACATTAGTCCTTCACGAGGATACCATTGCAGCAATGATGACACTAAGATCCTAATCAAG CTAAATCATAGCGCTAGTGAGAGCATCTTGCCTCCTGgttga